The Christiangramia flava JLT2011 genome has a segment encoding these proteins:
- a CDS encoding Ig-like domain-containing protein produces MRKRHFSLLLISLCFLSFLQQPPAARSTKEHIPSSSVAGQALQLHFSGISVESRLLLQNSYGSTILKPQITAGTYHFQVPEFMSRKMGILSWKLRNAHSERSGNILIQAAENTRLIESYFGPRSLEAGTGDHAMLVALPTDDFDNIQVQVPLSSEEFFKDQSEENSLKQQNQLQWKLVTARKKTGKVYLAAKNESVQTGELVAEIYPARPVDFSVEILPPHPYADGNSVSRLRTSILKDAFGNKVSDGTAVTFIMREPTGAMLKTTGNSVDGYATAEILHPEIPGKYQIQAFVEEMAKSGVIDFEFRPVLKGFSVQKLEKRQFQAGPLRSFLGQLVSDGVTVEVRDSHSQFILKAQTKDGFATFELPPAHASQSKTIKISVLGKTQIQQNPYYEKTK; encoded by the coding sequence ATGAGAAAAAGACATTTCAGCCTCCTGTTAATCAGCCTTTGCTTCCTCTCGTTCCTGCAGCAACCACCAGCTGCCCGGAGCACAAAGGAACACATCCCTTCAAGCTCGGTCGCAGGCCAGGCTTTACAATTGCATTTCAGCGGAATTTCCGTAGAATCCAGGTTGCTTCTTCAGAATTCCTATGGCAGTACCATCCTGAAACCGCAAATAACAGCAGGGACATATCATTTCCAGGTGCCGGAATTCATGAGTAGAAAAATGGGCATTTTAAGCTGGAAATTACGGAACGCGCACTCTGAAAGATCCGGAAACATCCTTATTCAAGCAGCGGAAAATACTCGGCTGATCGAAAGTTACTTTGGTCCGCGAAGCCTGGAAGCAGGAACCGGTGATCACGCCATGCTCGTCGCCCTGCCTACTGATGATTTTGATAATATCCAGGTGCAGGTGCCGCTTTCTTCCGAAGAATTTTTTAAAGACCAATCGGAAGAAAACAGTCTAAAACAGCAAAACCAATTACAATGGAAACTGGTGACCGCCCGAAAAAAAACCGGGAAGGTTTACCTGGCGGCAAAAAACGAATCAGTTCAGACCGGGGAACTGGTTGCTGAAATTTACCCGGCCAGACCGGTGGATTTTTCTGTTGAAATCCTTCCACCTCATCCATACGCTGATGGCAATTCGGTAAGCCGTCTCAGAACTTCCATTTTAAAAGACGCCTTCGGAAATAAGGTCAGCGACGGGACGGCTGTAACTTTCATCATGCGCGAACCTACTGGTGCAATGCTGAAAACCACAGGAAATTCTGTTGACGGTTACGCTACCGCTGAAATTTTGCATCCCGAGATTCCCGGAAAATATCAGATCCAGGCGTTTGTGGAAGAAATGGCCAAAAGCGGAGTGATAGATTTTGAATTTCGTCCTGTCTTAAAAGGTTTTAGTGTTCAAAAACTGGAAAAAAGACAATTTCAGGCTGGACCATTGCGCAGTTTCCTGGGGCAATTGGTCAGTGACGGGGTGACCGTGGAGGTTCGAGATAGCCATAGCCAGTTCATTTTAAAGGCCCAAACTAAAGATGGTTTTGCTACATTCGAGTTACCGCCGGCGCATGCCAGCCAATCGAAAACGATCAAAATTTCAGTTTTGGGAAAAACCCAGATTCAGCAGAATCCATATTATGAAAAAACCAAGTAA